A window from Podospora bellae-mahoneyi strain CBS 112042 chromosome 1 map unlocalized CBS112042p_1, whole genome shotgun sequence encodes these proteins:
- the MAK21 gene encoding RNA-binding ribosome biosynthesis protein mak21 (EggNog:ENOG503NUH0; BUSCO:EOG092612XD; COG:J; COG:K), with protein MGIKRTKDKKKAVKPTFDEAALAQLTSKIDKTLGGSEKQETTKRKRQRDSDDAPDSKRRQTKPHEQQKQGGRSDKRTVLLDEILALGGDKEDLELVANLESDNEDGDAPKSKPAAADGSLDDALRQELAKFASSLGFQKLRDDEEDPNTDDSEPEDEDVKGGEAELATEEEGEGEDEQQEEDQEEEEEEAELDEDHEGQAEEPVAEKVKEVVDQRQEARQGKKSGKLIFEPRPDWHGLSMEGLPSTVSGDAKPHFASIANLKTYAQALLDEDSAAFNKKQSSSSTQRFMSTIMSSGTLSDKVSALTLSIQESPLHTCKAFENLIALAGKKSRGQAIAALGALVDLLGNGSVLPSDRRLRVFGAQPALLCALQGQGSSPWTQSSKLPGKLTQSHLMMWAYEDWLKDAYFRIIQLLETWCSDEIEYSRSRALDFVFGLLKSKPEQEANLLRLLVNKLGDRERKIASRASYLILQLLNLHPGMKAVVIKTVELEVLLKPGQSMRTRYYAVNTLNQTILSTKEPAIADNLLRIYFESFLSLLKTGSLGDMGGLDSEKKVDHNRKKDKKRKGPSTTVIGNEQETAQKLVSSLLTGVNRAIPFAGADDSTLEKQLDTLFRITHSSNFNTSVQALMLIQQLASSKLLAVDRFYRTLYESLLDPRLITSSKQALYLNLLYRAMKNDVDVRRVKAFVKRLVQVLSLHQAPFACGILFLIAELQSNFPDLHTLLDEPEDNEDDEDEVYKDVRDDEPHTQAPVQEGETTTLRRSWAYDGRKRDPEHSNAHRSCLWELVPFLSHYHPSVGVFATNLLSRQDKKLPKPDLANHTLMHFLDRFVYRNPKTEDPKRGGSIMQPVLASGSASHIVASHKAGAKQAKTVNSASFWNLKPEQVSAEDVFFHEYFARIGKPAEGVKKKEEAKVAAESDDEEAEDEIWEALVNSRPEVEGDDADEVSDIDMEGYEDSDEDVDVDATIDQDMEDLRSDVSDDDGFEGIFGDSEESEDDDGEGEDDKAQGPKEEAPKKFSEARRRKKELKALPTFASVDDYAEMLADEQDGLED; from the exons ATGGGTATCAAGCGCACgaaggacaagaaaaaggctGTGAAACCAACATTTGATGAGGCCGCCCTTGCTCAACTGACAAGCAAAATTGACAAGACTCTTGGTGGATCTGAGAAGCAAGAGACGACAAAGCGCAAAAGACAGCGCGACAGCGACGATGCCCCCGACTCGAAGCGACGCCAGACCAAGCCTCACgagcagcaaaagcaagGAGGGAGAAGCGACAAGCGCACTGTTCTCTTAGACGAGATTCTAGCCCTCGGCGGAGACAAGGAGGATCTTGAATTGGTAGCCAATCTTGAATCAGACAacgaggatggtgatgcGCCCAAGTCCAAGCCTGCTGCGGCCGATGGCTCTTTAGACGATGCCCTCCGGCAAGAGCTAGCCAAGTTCGCTTCCAGCCTTGGCTTTCAGAAGCTAcgtgacgacgaggaagaccCCAATACCGATGATTCTGAGCCggaagacgaggatgttAAGGGCGGGGAGGCCGAGCTAGCCacggaggaagagggcgagggggaagatgaacaacaagaagaagaccaggaggaggaggaggaggaagcagaACTCGACGAAGATCACGAAGGCCAAGCGGAAGAGCCCGTGGCTGAGAAAGTGAAAGAAGTAGTGGACCAGCGGCAAGAAGCTCGCCAGGGCAAGAAATCAGGCAAGCTG ATTTTTGAACCAAGACCTGATTGGCACGGCCTCTCGATGGAGGGTCTTCCGTCTACTGTTTCTGGCGATGCCAAACCGCACTTCGCTTCGATTGCCAACTTGAAGACATATGCGCAGGCGCTTTTGGACGAAGACTCGGCAGCTTTTAACAAAAAACAGTCCTCGAGCTCGACCCAGAGGTTTATGTCCACCATCATGTCATCTGGCACACTGTCGGACAAGGTATCAGCCCTCACCTTGTCTATACAGGAGTCCCCCCTTCATACCTGCAAGGCTTTCGAAAATCTGATCGCGCTTGCTGGCAAGAAAAGCCGCGGACAAGCAATCGCAGCGCTGGGGGCGCTGGTTGATCTTCTCGGCAACGGTTCAGTGCTCCCAAGCGACCGTCGTCTGCGAGTTTTCGGTGCTCAGCCTGCACTCCTGTGCGCTCTTCAGGGACAGGGCTCTTCCCCATGGACGCAATCTAGCAAGCTGCCCGGCAAGCTTACCCAGTCGCATTTGATGATGTGGGCATATGAGGATTGGCTTAAAGATGCCTACTTCCGCATCATCCAGCTCTTGGAGACCTGGTGTTCCGATGAGATTGAATACTCGAGGTCGCGAGCTCTCGATTTCGTCTTTGGCCTTCTCAAAAGCAAGCCTGAGCAGGAGGCCAATCTCCTCCGGCTACTCGTGAACAAGTTGGGCGACCGGGAGCGCAAAATTGCATCACGAGCGTCGTATCTCATTTTGCAGTTGTTGAACCTCCACCCAGGAATGAAAGCTGTCGTCATCAAAACTGTGGAGCTCGAGGTTCTTCTCAAGCCAGGGCAAAGTATGCGCACAAGGTATTATGCTGTCAACACTTTGAACCAGACAATCCTGAGTACGAAGGAGCCCGCCATTGCCGACAACCTTCTGCGGATATATTTTGAGTCCTTCTTGTCACTGTTAAAGACGGGCTCACTGGGCGATATGGGCGGCTTGGACAGTGAGAAAAAGGTCGACCACAACcggaagaaggacaagaagcgGAAGGGACCCAGCACTACCGTTATTGGAAACGAGCAGGAAACGGCGCAAAAGCTAGTATCTTCGTTACTCACAGGCGTCAACCGAGCCATCCCCTTTGCCGGGGCCGATGACTCGACTCTGGAAAAGCAGCTCGATACCCTCTTCCGGATCACACATTCATCCAATTTCAACACGAGTGTGCAGGCCCTAATGCTCATACAGCAGCTAGCCTCATCAAAACTGTTGGCCGTGGATAGGTTTTACCGGACATTGTATGAGTCTCTTCTCGACCCAAGACTTATCACTTCATCCAAGCAGGCGCTGTATCTTAATCTTTTGTATCGGGCCATGAAGAACGACGTCGACGTTCGGCGCGTCAAGGCCTTTGTCAAGAGACTGGTTCAGGTTTTGAGCTTGCACCAAGCTCCGTTCGCCTGTGGAATCTTGTTTTTGATCGCCGAGCTGCAGTCCAATTTCCCGGACCTTCATACTTTGCTTGACGAGCCGGAAGATaacgaggacgatgaggacgaggtgtACAAGGATGTTAGGGACGACGAGCCTCACACCCAGGCTCCTGTGCAAGAGGGAGAAACGACAACCCTTCGACGCAGTTGGGCTTACGATGGCCGCAAACGAGACCCGGAGCATAGCAATGCCCACCGGAGCTGCCTCTGGGAGCTG GTACCATTCCTTTCCCACTATCACCCATCAGTTGGCGTGTTTGCTACAAATCTGCTGTCTCGACAGGACAAGAAGCTTCCCAAGCCTGACCTGGCCAACCATACGTTGATGCACTTCCTTGACAGGTTTGTGTACCGCAATCCCAAGACTGAGGATCCCAAACGGGGTGGTTCTATCATGCAGCCTGTACTTGCGTCGGGCAGCGCCTCGCACATTGTGGCATCTCACAAGGCAGGAGCCAAACAGGCCAAGACTGTCAACTCGGCTTCATTCTGGAATTTGAAGCCCGAACAAGTCTCGGCCGAAGATGTCTTCTTTCACGAATACTTTGCCCGTATTGGCAAGCCTGCTGAGGGCgtaaagaagaaggaggaggccaaggttGCGGCTGAgtctgatgacgaggaggccgaaGACGAGATCTGGGAAGCGCTGGTCAATTCTCGGCCCGAGGTCGAGGGAGACGATGCGGACGAGGTTTCAGACATTGACATGGAGGGCTACGAGGATTCCGACGAGGACGTGGACGTTGATGCTACGATTGATCAGGATATGGAAGACCTCAGGTCGGATGtttctgatgatgatggattcGAGGGCATCTTTGGAGATTCCGAGGAAAGCGAAGACGATGACGGTGAAGGCGAGGACGACAAGGCCCAGGGacccaaggaggaggcacCGAAGAAGTTCAGCGAGGCCAGACGTaggaagaaggagctcaaggctcTCCCCACGTTTGCTTCAGTTGATGACTACGCCGAGATGTTGGCCGACGAGCAAGACGGGTTGGAAGACTAG
- a CDS encoding uncharacterized protein (COG:J; EggNog:ENOG503NU59), whose amino-acid sequence MIPPALARLSRVWFPTKKRPASGVENGHAKLIRAGFLRPSHAGIFHMLPLGTRVQTKLEELVARHMEHMLAASRVSLSAVSSQSLWDKSGRLENTASELFKFSDRKNVGYLLAPTHEEEITALVAQTAKTAKDLPLRLFQITPKYRDEFRPRHGLLRGREFVMKDLYTFDSSKESALETYDNVRLVYSQIFEEMKLPVLAAKASSGNMGGNLSHEYHLPTPLGEDHVISCDSCNYVANEEVAESVLSDQVVSDTTFRVWRGITKDRTKLVNVWYPKQTQPLDGGALREYTDIDINIAEVKSIIPDLDAGVEDALPLWSTAATAGGTAVELVNIVDCRLPLSFSESLVETKPTIPSWPQNLTPRNQVPVSVSVQNTNQWNKNRPLNLIRIQTGDKCPSCASGHLKAEKAMELGHTFYLGTRYSEALGATILVPNDERKAVPMQMGCYGIGISRIIGAVAELLMDEKGLNWPVAIAPYSCVIVMGAGVDEQDAVEVYRQINQIGRVQAKYLDVVLDDRQKTLPWKLMDADLAGFPIIVTLGREWLAAKRLEVQCRRLGVKQAVEITELPQIIAKLHGDL is encoded by the exons ATGATCCCGCCCGCGCTCGCCCGCCTCTCGCGGGTATGGTTTCCCACCAAAAAAAGACCAGCATCGGGAGTAGAAAATGGGCATGCGAAGCTGATCCGTGCTGGGTTTTTGCGCCCTTCTCACGCCGGTATCTTCCACATGCTTCCTCTGGGGACGCGCGTGCAGACCAAgctcgaggagctggtggccAGACATATGGAGCATATGTTGG CTGCCTCAAGGGTCTCGTTGTCGGCTGTATCAAGCCAGTCTCTCTGGGACAAGAGTGGGAGGCTTGAGAATACCGCGTCCGAG CTCTTCAAGTTCTCTGACCGTAAAAACGTTGGCTACCTTCTGGCCCCAACACATGAAGAGGAAATTACCGCTCTGGTGGCCCAGACGGCCAAGACAGCAAAGGATCTCCCCCTCAGGCTATTTCAGATTACACCCAAGTACCGCGATGAGTTTCGCCCGCGCCATGGCCTCCTCCGCGGACGAGAATTCGTTATGAAGGACCTCTATACCTTCGATAGCAGCAAAGAGTCCGCTCTAGAAACCTACGATAACGTTCGTCTGGTGTATTCGCAGATATTTGAGGAGATGAAACTCCCAGTGTTAGCAGCCAAGGCCAGCTCAGGTAACATGGGAGGTAATCTCAGCCACGAATACCATCTTCCCACGCCACTTGGAGAAGACCATGTTATCAGTTGTGATAGCTGCAACTATGTTGCTAACGAGGAGGTGGCTGAATCAGTACTTTCTGACCAGGTTGTCAGTGACACGACCTTCCGCGTCTGGCGAGGCATCACCAAGGACCGAACCAAATTGGTCAACGTCTGGTACCCCAAGCAAACACAACCCCTAGATGGGGGTGCGTTGAGAGAGTATACGGACATCGACATAAACATTGCGGAGGTGAAATCCATAATCCCTGACCTGGATGCCGGTGTTGAGGATGCGCTGCCGCTGTGGTCGACGGCGGCAACTGCGGGTGGGACAGCTGTGGAGCTCGTGAACATTGTTGACTGCCGGCTTCCGCTGTCTTTCTCTGAGAGCCTGGTGGAAACTAAGCCAACCATCCCAAGTTGGCCCCAAAATTTGACGCCACGCAACCAAGTGCCAGTGTCGGTTTCAGttcaaaacaccaaccaaTGGAACAAAAACAGACCACTCAATCTCATTCGGATCCAGACAGGCGACAAGTGCCCTTCGTGCGCATCCGGACATCTAAAGGCAGAGAAGGCAATGGAGTTAGGACACACATTTTACCTTGGCACCCGGTACTCAGAAGCCCTGGGAGCTACAATCTTGGTGCCCAATGATGAGAGGAAAGCTGTGCCAATGCAAATGGGTTGCTATGGAATCGGTATCTCACGCATTATTGGCGCCGTCGCAGAGCTCCTGATGGACGAAAAGGGATTGAATTGGCCGGTGGCTATTGCACCCTACTCCTGTGTCATAGTTATGGGCGCTGGTGTCGACGAACAGGATGCAGTAGAGGTGTATCGCCAGATCAACCAGATAGGACGAGTTCAGGCCAAATATCTCGATGTCGTGCTGGACGACAGGCAAAAGACTCTACCCTGGAAGTTGATGGATGCCGATTTAGCTGGTTTCCCCATCATAGTCACGCTTGGGAGGGAGTGGCTTGCGGCAAAGCGCCTCGAGGTACAATGTCGACGATTAGGGGTAAAGCAAGCAGTCGAGATAACCGAGCTACCACAGATAATAGCCAAGTTGCACGGAGACTTGTAG